In one Ananas comosus cultivar F153 linkage group 12, ASM154086v1, whole genome shotgun sequence genomic region, the following are encoded:
- the LOC109717905 gene encoding mucin-1-like — translation MANSLLPLILFIVTFAATAAYAVKASAPAPSSTLRDYITSTSTHTASAPAPSSSGGHNTITSFHTAPAPPPSSPSGGYNTVTSNHTTSAPAPSPSGGYVPVMSNHTPAPTPAPSPSGGYVPATSNHTTTPTSAPAPAPAPSLPSGDHITPTPPPPPPPLGGGNDNDRNPSPAPGPRNYDNHFSYSPAAAPSPWGSAFHPANGTKGGFCNITVITSAYTFKANSTKNATNPCPGTSKDKGKAKLKCCKNICRDVLWDGRSCGTCGRKCGWGQKCCKGKCVDVLWDARNCGTCGRTCRFGQLCCGGTCAAVAYDPDHCGSCGNKCTPGMRCEYGFCGYA, via the coding sequence atggcaaacTCTCTCCTGCCTTTGATCCTCTTCATAGTTACGTTCGCGGCAACAGCCGCGTACGCCGTAAAGGCTTCTGCCCCTGCACCATCCTCGACATTAAGAGATTATATCACTTCTACATCAACACACACTGCTTCCGCTCCTGCACCATCGTCGTCAGGAGGTCACAATACTATCACATCATTTCATACCGCACCCGCCCCTCCGCCCTCCTCACCGTCAGGAGGATACAATACTGTCACCTCAAACCACACTACTTCCGCCCCTGCGCCGTCCCCGTCGGGAGGTTATGTTCCAGTCATGTCAAACCATACTCCGGCTCCTACACCTGCACCGTCTCCGTCGGGAGGCTATGTTCCTGCCACGTCAAATCATACTACTACTCCTACATCTGCACCTGCACCTGCACCTGCACCGTCCTTGCCTTCAGGAGACCACATCACTCCCAcacccccgccgccgccaccgccgctcgGGGGCGGCAACGACAATGACAGAAACCCGTCCCCGGCGCCAGGACCCCGCAATTACGACAACCATTTCAGCtactccccggccgccgccccGTCCCCCTGGGGAAGCGCCTTTCACCCCGCGAACGGCACGAAGGGCGGCTTTTGCAACATAACCGTGATCACAAGTGCCTATACTTTCAAAGCCAACTCCACCAAAAACGCCACGAACCCGTGCCCCGGCACttccaaggacaaaggcaaaGCTAAACTGAAGTGCTGCAAGAATATCTGCCGGGACGTGCTCTGGGACGGCAGGAGCTGCGGCACTTGCGGGCGAAAGTGCGGCTGGGGCCAGAAGTGCTGCAAGGGGAAGTGCGTCGACGTTCTCTGGGACGCGAGGAACTGCGGCACATGCGGGCGCACGTGCCGGTTCGGGCAGCTGTGCTGCGGCGGCACGTGCGCGGCGGTGGCCTACGACCCTGACCACTGCGGCAGCTGCGGCAACAAGTGCACCCCCGGTATGCGGTGCGAGTACGGCTTCTGCGGGTACGCGTAA
- the LOC109718873 gene encoding protein SPA1-RELATED 3-like isoform X1: protein MALRGISSNSFRACNETTLRNWLDDPDRPLNRPVGLHIFRQVAAVVGDAHCHGRAIAGLLRPSCFTINDMHWVRFFVPAECSILGRCESEVLVVATSDGGYAVKSVVGEELDWYVSPEEAAGGQSTFASDAYRLGVLLFELFSVFGSAEEKIKAMSSLRQRVLPREVLLKLPKVSSFCLLLLHPHPNSRPKISEVLLSDFLNEPRERLQECETAIKVKEEIDENELLLEFLLQLQQRKQEAADKLHDTICLLSSDFEEVVVHQSISKKCGSLFEKSIEDELLAAEKVEKPLLLPASQKADRSKLYSSVEKLDEDYTCSGSRKRSKLSTVTEENAASKSSRMMNNFKRLEATYFSTRCVPVKRTPKTREGSSFDDLSYREGTFRGTSSGGWINPFLESLSKYLCYSKFEVQAELKQGDLLNSSNLVCALGFDRDKELFATANVNRKIKIFECDMVLNQKLDIHYPVVEMTSRSKLSSICWNSYIRSQIASSNFEGVIQVWDVTKNQLYAEMGEHERRVWSVDISKLDPTMLASGCDDGTVKIWNMNQGGSSCTIKTNANVCSVQFSPDSSHFLAIGSADHRVYCYDRRNIRVPSCTFIGHSKTVSYVKFVDSSTLLSASIDSSLKLWDLSTCTSRVIDNSLQTFTGHTNLKNFVGLSISNGYIATGSETNEVFVYHKAFPMPVLSYKFNSEDPIYGREVDDAMHFVSCVCWRGQSSTLLAANSSGDIKLLEMI from the exons ATGGCTCTCAGAGGCATTTCCTCAAACAGTTTCAGGGCCTGTAATGAGACCACCTTGCGGAATTGGTTGGATGACCCGGACCGGCCCCTGAACCGGCCCGTCGGGCTCCACATCTTCCGGCAGGTCGCCGCCGTTGTCGGTGATGCGCATTGCCATGGCCGCGCTATCGCGGGCCTACTCCGGCCCTCTTGCTTTACAATTAATGATATGCACTGGGTCCGTTTTTTCGTGCCCGCCGAGTGTTCGATATTGGGCCGATGTGAGAGTGAGGTATTAGTAGTTGCAACGAGTGATGGGGGATATGCGGTGAAGAGCGTCGTCGGCGAGGAGTTGGATTGGTATGTGAGCCCGGAGGAGGCAGCCGGTGGGCAGAGTACGTTTGCGTCGGATGCGTATCGACTAGGCGTTCTTTTGTTTGAG TTGTTCTCCGTGTTCGGTTCAGCGGAGGAAAAGATCAAAGCCATGTCGAGTTTGAGGCAGCGGGTGCTTCCCCGAGAAGTGCTTCTCAAATTGCCAAAAGTCTCTTCCTTTTGCCTCTTGCTTTTGCACCCTCACCCGAACTCGCGGCCAAAGATAAG TGAGGTGCTACTTAGTGATTTCCTAAACGAACCAAGAGAGAGGCTGCAAGAATGTGAGACGGCAATCAAGGTGAAAGAAGAGATTGATGAAAATGAGCTACTGCTTGAATTTCTTTTACAGCTGCAGCAAAGGAAGCAAGAAGCTGCTGATAAGCTGCACGATACTATATGCTTACTCTCTTCTGATTTTGAAGAGGTCGTGGTCCATCAATCGATCAGTAAAAAGTGTGGCAGCttatttgaaaaatcaattgagGATGAGCTTTTAGCAGCAGAAAAGGTTGAGAAGCCATTACTGCTTCCTGCTTCTCAAAAAGCTGATCGATCCAAGCTGTACTCATCTGTTGAAAAGTTAGACGAGGATTATACATGTTCGGGCTCTAGAAAACGCTCAAAACTAAGCACGGTAACAGAAGAAAATGCCGCCTCGAAAAGCTCTCGAATGATGAATAACTTTAAAAGGCTAGAAGCAACTTATTTCTCAACAAGATGCGTCCCGGTGAAAAGAACCCCAAAAACTCGTGAAGGAAGTTCATTTGATGATTTGTCTTACAGGGAAGGCACTTTTAGAGGAACTAGTAGTGGTGGATGGATTAACCCATTTCTTGAGAGCTTGTCTAAATATCTTTGCTATAGTAAGTTTGAAGTCCAGGCCGAGTTAAAGCAAGGGGATCTCTTGAACTCATCCAATTTGGTGTGCGCTTTGGGTTTCGACCGGGACAAAGAGCTTTTCGCTACTGCCAATGTAAATAGGAAGATAAAGATTTTCGAATGTGATATGGTTTTGAATCAAAAGCTGGACATTCACTATCCGGTAGTTGAAATGACTAGCAGATCAAAGCTTAGCAGTATTTGCTGGAATAGTTACATTAGGAGTCAAATTGCTTCGAGTAACTTTGAAGGTGTTATCCAG GTATGGGATGTTACAAAAAACCAACTCTACGCGGAAATGGGTGAGCACGAAAGGCGGGTCTGGTCAGTTGACATTTCGAAGTTAGACCCGACAATGTTGGCTAGCGGATGCGACGATGGAACTGTGAAGATATGGAATATGAATCAG GGAGGGAGCAGTTGTACAATCAAAACAAATGCGAATGTGTGCTCAGTTCAGTTCTCACCTGACTCTTCTCATTTCCTTGCGATTGGTTCAGCTGATCATAGGGTGTATTGTTATGATCGTCGGAACATAAGGGTACCTTCATGTACATTTATTGGCCACTCAAAGACAGTAAGCTATGTTAAGTTTGTGGATTCATCCACACTTTTATCTGCTTCTATTGATAGCTCCTTAAAACTGTGGGACTTGTCTACGTGTACTTCGAGGGTGATCGACAACTCATTGCAGACTTTCACAGGCCATACAAATTTGAAG AATTTTGTTGGCTTGTCGATTTCGAATGGATACATTGCAACAGGCTCAGAAACAAATGAG GTTTTTGTGTACCATAAAGCGTTCCCAATGCCGGTCTTATCGTACAAATTCAACAGTGAAGATCCTATCTATGGCCGCGAAGTCGACGATGCCATGCATTTTGTGTCCTGCGTTTGCTGGCGCGGCCAGTCTTCCACCTTACTCGCCGCAAATTCGAGTGGTGACATCAAACTTTTAGAGATGATTTGA
- the LOC109718873 gene encoding protein SPA1-RELATED 3-like isoform X5: protein MHWVRFFVPAECSILGRCESEVLVVATSDGGYAVKSVVGEELDWYVSPEEAAGGQSTFASDAYRLGVLLFELFSVFGSAEEKIKAMSSLRQRVLPREVLLKLPKVSSFCLLLLHPHPNSRPKISEVLLSDFLNEPRERLQECETAIKVKEEIDENELLLEFLLQLQQRKQEAADKLHDTICLLSSDFEEVVVHQSISKKCGSLFEKSIEDELLAAEKVEKPLLLPASQKADRSKLYSSVEKLDEDYTCSGSRKRSKLSTVTEENAASKSSRMMNNFKRLEATYFSTRCVPVKRTPKTREGSSFDDLSYREGTFRGTSSGGWINPFLESLSKYLCYSKFEVQAELKQGDLLNSSNLVCALGFDRDKELFATANVNRKIKIFECDMVLNQKLDIHYPVVEMTSRSKLSSICWNSYIRSQIASSNFEGVIQVWDVTKNQLYAEMGEHERRVWSVDISKLDPTMLASGCDDGTVKIWNMNQGGSSCTIKTNANVCSVQFSPDSSHFLAIGSADHRVYCYDRRNIRVPSCTFIGHSKTVSYVKFVDSSTLLSASIDSSLKLWDLSTCTSRVIDNSLQTFTGHTNLKNFVGLSISNGYIATGSETNEVFVYHKAFPMPVLSYKFNSEDPIYGREVDDAMHFVSCVCWRGQSSTLLAANSSGDIKLLEMI from the exons ATGCACTGGGTCCGTTTTTTCGTGCCCGCCGAGTGTTCGATATTGGGCCGATGTGAGAGTGAGGTATTAGTAGTTGCAACGAGTGATGGGGGATATGCGGTGAAGAGCGTCGTCGGCGAGGAGTTGGATTGGTATGTGAGCCCGGAGGAGGCAGCCGGTGGGCAGAGTACGTTTGCGTCGGATGCGTATCGACTAGGCGTTCTTTTGTTTGAG TTGTTCTCCGTGTTCGGTTCAGCGGAGGAAAAGATCAAAGCCATGTCGAGTTTGAGGCAGCGGGTGCTTCCCCGAGAAGTGCTTCTCAAATTGCCAAAAGTCTCTTCCTTTTGCCTCTTGCTTTTGCACCCTCACCCGAACTCGCGGCCAAAGATAAG TGAGGTGCTACTTAGTGATTTCCTAAACGAACCAAGAGAGAGGCTGCAAGAATGTGAGACGGCAATCAAGGTGAAAGAAGAGATTGATGAAAATGAGCTACTGCTTGAATTTCTTTTACAGCTGCAGCAAAGGAAGCAAGAAGCTGCTGATAAGCTGCACGATACTATATGCTTACTCTCTTCTGATTTTGAAGAGGTCGTGGTCCATCAATCGATCAGTAAAAAGTGTGGCAGCttatttgaaaaatcaattgagGATGAGCTTTTAGCAGCAGAAAAGGTTGAGAAGCCATTACTGCTTCCTGCTTCTCAAAAAGCTGATCGATCCAAGCTGTACTCATCTGTTGAAAAGTTAGACGAGGATTATACATGTTCGGGCTCTAGAAAACGCTCAAAACTAAGCACGGTAACAGAAGAAAATGCCGCCTCGAAAAGCTCTCGAATGATGAATAACTTTAAAAGGCTAGAAGCAACTTATTTCTCAACAAGATGCGTCCCGGTGAAAAGAACCCCAAAAACTCGTGAAGGAAGTTCATTTGATGATTTGTCTTACAGGGAAGGCACTTTTAGAGGAACTAGTAGTGGTGGATGGATTAACCCATTTCTTGAGAGCTTGTCTAAATATCTTTGCTATAGTAAGTTTGAAGTCCAGGCCGAGTTAAAGCAAGGGGATCTCTTGAACTCATCCAATTTGGTGTGCGCTTTGGGTTTCGACCGGGACAAAGAGCTTTTCGCTACTGCCAATGTAAATAGGAAGATAAAGATTTTCGAATGTGATATGGTTTTGAATCAAAAGCTGGACATTCACTATCCGGTAGTTGAAATGACTAGCAGATCAAAGCTTAGCAGTATTTGCTGGAATAGTTACATTAGGAGTCAAATTGCTTCGAGTAACTTTGAAGGTGTTATCCAG GTATGGGATGTTACAAAAAACCAACTCTACGCGGAAATGGGTGAGCACGAAAGGCGGGTCTGGTCAGTTGACATTTCGAAGTTAGACCCGACAATGTTGGCTAGCGGATGCGACGATGGAACTGTGAAGATATGGAATATGAATCAG GGAGGGAGCAGTTGTACAATCAAAACAAATGCGAATGTGTGCTCAGTTCAGTTCTCACCTGACTCTTCTCATTTCCTTGCGATTGGTTCAGCTGATCATAGGGTGTATTGTTATGATCGTCGGAACATAAGGGTACCTTCATGTACATTTATTGGCCACTCAAAGACAGTAAGCTATGTTAAGTTTGTGGATTCATCCACACTTTTATCTGCTTCTATTGATAGCTCCTTAAAACTGTGGGACTTGTCTACGTGTACTTCGAGGGTGATCGACAACTCATTGCAGACTTTCACAGGCCATACAAATTTGAAG AATTTTGTTGGCTTGTCGATTTCGAATGGATACATTGCAACAGGCTCAGAAACAAATGAG GTTTTTGTGTACCATAAAGCGTTCCCAATGCCGGTCTTATCGTACAAATTCAACAGTGAAGATCCTATCTATGGCCGCGAAGTCGACGATGCCATGCATTTTGTGTCCTGCGTTTGCTGGCGCGGCCAGTCTTCCACCTTACTCGCCGCAAATTCGAGTGGTGACATCAAACTTTTAGAGATGATTTGA
- the LOC109718873 gene encoding protein SPA1-RELATED 4-like isoform X3 yields MALRGISSNSFRACNETTLRNWLDDPDRPLNRPVGLHIFRQVAAVVGDAHCHGRAIAGLLRPSCFTINDMHWVRFFVPAECSILGRCESEVLVVATSDGGYAVKSVVGEELDWYVSPEEAAGGQSTFASDAYRLGVLLFELFSVFGSAEEKIKAMSSLRQRVLPREVLLKLPKVSSFCLLLLHPHPNSRPKISEVLLSDFLNEPRERLQECETAIKVKEEIDENELLLEFLLQLQQRKQEAADKLHDTICLLSSDFEEVVVHQSISKKCGSLFEKSIEDELLAAEKVEKPLLLPASQKADRSKLYSSVEKLDEDYTCSGSRKRSKLSTVTEENAASKSSRMMNNFKRLEATYFSTRCVPVKRTPKTREGSSFDDLSYREGTFRGTSSGGWINPFLESLSKYLCYSKFEVQAELKQGDLLNSSNLVCALGFDRDKELFATANVNRKIKIFECDMVLNQKLDIHYPVVEMTSRSKLSSICWNSYIRSQIASSNFEGVIQVWDVTKNQLYAEMGEHERRVWSVDISKLDPTMLASGCDDGTVKIWNMNQAIPFLHLQEGAVVQSKQMRMCAQFSSHLTLLISLRLVQLIIGCIVMIVGT; encoded by the exons ATGGCTCTCAGAGGCATTTCCTCAAACAGTTTCAGGGCCTGTAATGAGACCACCTTGCGGAATTGGTTGGATGACCCGGACCGGCCCCTGAACCGGCCCGTCGGGCTCCACATCTTCCGGCAGGTCGCCGCCGTTGTCGGTGATGCGCATTGCCATGGCCGCGCTATCGCGGGCCTACTCCGGCCCTCTTGCTTTACAATTAATGATATGCACTGGGTCCGTTTTTTCGTGCCCGCCGAGTGTTCGATATTGGGCCGATGTGAGAGTGAGGTATTAGTAGTTGCAACGAGTGATGGGGGATATGCGGTGAAGAGCGTCGTCGGCGAGGAGTTGGATTGGTATGTGAGCCCGGAGGAGGCAGCCGGTGGGCAGAGTACGTTTGCGTCGGATGCGTATCGACTAGGCGTTCTTTTGTTTGAG TTGTTCTCCGTGTTCGGTTCAGCGGAGGAAAAGATCAAAGCCATGTCGAGTTTGAGGCAGCGGGTGCTTCCCCGAGAAGTGCTTCTCAAATTGCCAAAAGTCTCTTCCTTTTGCCTCTTGCTTTTGCACCCTCACCCGAACTCGCGGCCAAAGATAAG TGAGGTGCTACTTAGTGATTTCCTAAACGAACCAAGAGAGAGGCTGCAAGAATGTGAGACGGCAATCAAGGTGAAAGAAGAGATTGATGAAAATGAGCTACTGCTTGAATTTCTTTTACAGCTGCAGCAAAGGAAGCAAGAAGCTGCTGATAAGCTGCACGATACTATATGCTTACTCTCTTCTGATTTTGAAGAGGTCGTGGTCCATCAATCGATCAGTAAAAAGTGTGGCAGCttatttgaaaaatcaattgagGATGAGCTTTTAGCAGCAGAAAAGGTTGAGAAGCCATTACTGCTTCCTGCTTCTCAAAAAGCTGATCGATCCAAGCTGTACTCATCTGTTGAAAAGTTAGACGAGGATTATACATGTTCGGGCTCTAGAAAACGCTCAAAACTAAGCACGGTAACAGAAGAAAATGCCGCCTCGAAAAGCTCTCGAATGATGAATAACTTTAAAAGGCTAGAAGCAACTTATTTCTCAACAAGATGCGTCCCGGTGAAAAGAACCCCAAAAACTCGTGAAGGAAGTTCATTTGATGATTTGTCTTACAGGGAAGGCACTTTTAGAGGAACTAGTAGTGGTGGATGGATTAACCCATTTCTTGAGAGCTTGTCTAAATATCTTTGCTATAGTAAGTTTGAAGTCCAGGCCGAGTTAAAGCAAGGGGATCTCTTGAACTCATCCAATTTGGTGTGCGCTTTGGGTTTCGACCGGGACAAAGAGCTTTTCGCTACTGCCAATGTAAATAGGAAGATAAAGATTTTCGAATGTGATATGGTTTTGAATCAAAAGCTGGACATTCACTATCCGGTAGTTGAAATGACTAGCAGATCAAAGCTTAGCAGTATTTGCTGGAATAGTTACATTAGGAGTCAAATTGCTTCGAGTAACTTTGAAGGTGTTATCCAG GTATGGGATGTTACAAAAAACCAACTCTACGCGGAAATGGGTGAGCACGAAAGGCGGGTCTGGTCAGTTGACATTTCGAAGTTAGACCCGACAATGTTGGCTAGCGGATGCGACGATGGAACTGTGAAGATATGGAATATGAATCAGGCAATTCCATTCTTGCACCTGCA GGAGGGAGCAGTTGTACAATCAAAACAAATGCGAATGTGTGCTCAGTTCAGTTCTCACCTGACTCTTCTCATTTCCTTGCGATTGGTTCAGCTGATCATAGGGTGTATTGTTATGATCGTCGGAACATAA
- the LOC109718873 gene encoding protein SPA1-RELATED 4-like isoform X4 gives MALRGISSNSFRACNETTLRNWLDDPDRPLNRPVGLHIFRQVAAVVGDAHCHGRAIAGLLRPSCFTINDMHWVRFFVPAECSILGRCESEVLVVATSDGGYAVKSVVGEELDWYVSPEEAAGGQSTFASDAYRLGVLLFELFSVFGSAEEKIKAMSSLRQRVLPREVLLKLPKVSSFCLLLLHPHPNSRPKISEVLLSDFLNEPRERLQECETAIKVKEEIDENELLLEFLLQLQQRKQEAADKLHDTICLLSSDFEEVVVHQSISKKCGSLFEKSIEDELLAAEKVEKPLLLPASQKADRSKLYSSVEKLDEDYTCSGSRKRSKLSTVTEENAASKSSRMMNNFKRLEATYFSTRCVPVKRTPKTREGSSFDDLSYREGTFRGTSSGGWINPFLESLSKYLCYSKFEVQAELKQGDLLNSSNLVCALGFDRDKELFATANVNRKIKIFECDMVLNQKLDIHYPVVEMTSRSKLSSICWNSYIRSQIASSNFEGVIQVWDVTKNQLYAEMGEHERRVWSVDISKLDPTMLASGCDDGTVKIWNMNQAIPFLHLQYVSFDWREQLYNQNKCECVLSSVLT, from the exons ATGGCTCTCAGAGGCATTTCCTCAAACAGTTTCAGGGCCTGTAATGAGACCACCTTGCGGAATTGGTTGGATGACCCGGACCGGCCCCTGAACCGGCCCGTCGGGCTCCACATCTTCCGGCAGGTCGCCGCCGTTGTCGGTGATGCGCATTGCCATGGCCGCGCTATCGCGGGCCTACTCCGGCCCTCTTGCTTTACAATTAATGATATGCACTGGGTCCGTTTTTTCGTGCCCGCCGAGTGTTCGATATTGGGCCGATGTGAGAGTGAGGTATTAGTAGTTGCAACGAGTGATGGGGGATATGCGGTGAAGAGCGTCGTCGGCGAGGAGTTGGATTGGTATGTGAGCCCGGAGGAGGCAGCCGGTGGGCAGAGTACGTTTGCGTCGGATGCGTATCGACTAGGCGTTCTTTTGTTTGAG TTGTTCTCCGTGTTCGGTTCAGCGGAGGAAAAGATCAAAGCCATGTCGAGTTTGAGGCAGCGGGTGCTTCCCCGAGAAGTGCTTCTCAAATTGCCAAAAGTCTCTTCCTTTTGCCTCTTGCTTTTGCACCCTCACCCGAACTCGCGGCCAAAGATAAG TGAGGTGCTACTTAGTGATTTCCTAAACGAACCAAGAGAGAGGCTGCAAGAATGTGAGACGGCAATCAAGGTGAAAGAAGAGATTGATGAAAATGAGCTACTGCTTGAATTTCTTTTACAGCTGCAGCAAAGGAAGCAAGAAGCTGCTGATAAGCTGCACGATACTATATGCTTACTCTCTTCTGATTTTGAAGAGGTCGTGGTCCATCAATCGATCAGTAAAAAGTGTGGCAGCttatttgaaaaatcaattgagGATGAGCTTTTAGCAGCAGAAAAGGTTGAGAAGCCATTACTGCTTCCTGCTTCTCAAAAAGCTGATCGATCCAAGCTGTACTCATCTGTTGAAAAGTTAGACGAGGATTATACATGTTCGGGCTCTAGAAAACGCTCAAAACTAAGCACGGTAACAGAAGAAAATGCCGCCTCGAAAAGCTCTCGAATGATGAATAACTTTAAAAGGCTAGAAGCAACTTATTTCTCAACAAGATGCGTCCCGGTGAAAAGAACCCCAAAAACTCGTGAAGGAAGTTCATTTGATGATTTGTCTTACAGGGAAGGCACTTTTAGAGGAACTAGTAGTGGTGGATGGATTAACCCATTTCTTGAGAGCTTGTCTAAATATCTTTGCTATAGTAAGTTTGAAGTCCAGGCCGAGTTAAAGCAAGGGGATCTCTTGAACTCATCCAATTTGGTGTGCGCTTTGGGTTTCGACCGGGACAAAGAGCTTTTCGCTACTGCCAATGTAAATAGGAAGATAAAGATTTTCGAATGTGATATGGTTTTGAATCAAAAGCTGGACATTCACTATCCGGTAGTTGAAATGACTAGCAGATCAAAGCTTAGCAGTATTTGCTGGAATAGTTACATTAGGAGTCAAATTGCTTCGAGTAACTTTGAAGGTGTTATCCAG GTATGGGATGTTACAAAAAACCAACTCTACGCGGAAATGGGTGAGCACGAAAGGCGGGTCTGGTCAGTTGACATTTCGAAGTTAGACCCGACAATGTTGGCTAGCGGATGCGACGATGGAACTGTGAAGATATGGAATATGAATCAGGCAATTCCATTCTTGCACCTGCAGTATGTCAGCTTTGACT GGAGGGAGCAGTTGTACAATCAAAACAAATGCGAATGTGTGCTCAGTTCAGTTCTCACCTGA
- the LOC109718873 gene encoding protein SPA1-RELATED 4-like isoform X2, producing MALRGISSNSFRACNETTLRNWLDDPDRPLNRPVGLHIFRQVAAVVGDAHCHGRAIAGLLRPSCFTINDMHWVRFFVPAECSILGRCESEVLVVATSDGGYAVKSVVGEELDWYVSPEEAAGGQSTFASDAYRLGVLLFELFSVFGSAEEKIKAMSSLRQRVLPREVLLKLPKVSSFCLLLLHPHPNSRPKISEVLLSDFLNEPRERLQECETAIKVKEEIDENELLLEFLLQLQQRKQEAADKLHDTICLLSSDFEEVVVHQSISKKCGSLFEKSIEDELLAAEKVEKPLLLPASQKADRSKLYSSVEKLDEDYTCSGSRKRSKLSTVTEENAASKSSRMMNNFKRLEATYFSTRCVPVKRTPKTREGSSFDDLSYREGTFRGTSSGGWINPFLESLSKYLCYSKFEVQAELKQGDLLNSSNLVCALGFDRDKELFATANVNRKIKIFECDMVLNQKLDIHYPVVEMTSRSKLSSICWNSYIRSQIASSNFEGVIQVWDVTKNQLYAEMGEHERRVWSVDISKLDPTMLASGCDDGTVKIWNMNQGGSSCTIKTNANVCSVQFSPDSSHFLAIGSADHRVYCYDRRNIRLLKTVGLVYVYFEGDRQLIADFHRPYKFEEFCWLVDFEWIHCNRLRNK from the exons ATGGCTCTCAGAGGCATTTCCTCAAACAGTTTCAGGGCCTGTAATGAGACCACCTTGCGGAATTGGTTGGATGACCCGGACCGGCCCCTGAACCGGCCCGTCGGGCTCCACATCTTCCGGCAGGTCGCCGCCGTTGTCGGTGATGCGCATTGCCATGGCCGCGCTATCGCGGGCCTACTCCGGCCCTCTTGCTTTACAATTAATGATATGCACTGGGTCCGTTTTTTCGTGCCCGCCGAGTGTTCGATATTGGGCCGATGTGAGAGTGAGGTATTAGTAGTTGCAACGAGTGATGGGGGATATGCGGTGAAGAGCGTCGTCGGCGAGGAGTTGGATTGGTATGTGAGCCCGGAGGAGGCAGCCGGTGGGCAGAGTACGTTTGCGTCGGATGCGTATCGACTAGGCGTTCTTTTGTTTGAG TTGTTCTCCGTGTTCGGTTCAGCGGAGGAAAAGATCAAAGCCATGTCGAGTTTGAGGCAGCGGGTGCTTCCCCGAGAAGTGCTTCTCAAATTGCCAAAAGTCTCTTCCTTTTGCCTCTTGCTTTTGCACCCTCACCCGAACTCGCGGCCAAAGATAAG TGAGGTGCTACTTAGTGATTTCCTAAACGAACCAAGAGAGAGGCTGCAAGAATGTGAGACGGCAATCAAGGTGAAAGAAGAGATTGATGAAAATGAGCTACTGCTTGAATTTCTTTTACAGCTGCAGCAAAGGAAGCAAGAAGCTGCTGATAAGCTGCACGATACTATATGCTTACTCTCTTCTGATTTTGAAGAGGTCGTGGTCCATCAATCGATCAGTAAAAAGTGTGGCAGCttatttgaaaaatcaattgagGATGAGCTTTTAGCAGCAGAAAAGGTTGAGAAGCCATTACTGCTTCCTGCTTCTCAAAAAGCTGATCGATCCAAGCTGTACTCATCTGTTGAAAAGTTAGACGAGGATTATACATGTTCGGGCTCTAGAAAACGCTCAAAACTAAGCACGGTAACAGAAGAAAATGCCGCCTCGAAAAGCTCTCGAATGATGAATAACTTTAAAAGGCTAGAAGCAACTTATTTCTCAACAAGATGCGTCCCGGTGAAAAGAACCCCAAAAACTCGTGAAGGAAGTTCATTTGATGATTTGTCTTACAGGGAAGGCACTTTTAGAGGAACTAGTAGTGGTGGATGGATTAACCCATTTCTTGAGAGCTTGTCTAAATATCTTTGCTATAGTAAGTTTGAAGTCCAGGCCGAGTTAAAGCAAGGGGATCTCTTGAACTCATCCAATTTGGTGTGCGCTTTGGGTTTCGACCGGGACAAAGAGCTTTTCGCTACTGCCAATGTAAATAGGAAGATAAAGATTTTCGAATGTGATATGGTTTTGAATCAAAAGCTGGACATTCACTATCCGGTAGTTGAAATGACTAGCAGATCAAAGCTTAGCAGTATTTGCTGGAATAGTTACATTAGGAGTCAAATTGCTTCGAGTAACTTTGAAGGTGTTATCCAG GTATGGGATGTTACAAAAAACCAACTCTACGCGGAAATGGGTGAGCACGAAAGGCGGGTCTGGTCAGTTGACATTTCGAAGTTAGACCCGACAATGTTGGCTAGCGGATGCGACGATGGAACTGTGAAGATATGGAATATGAATCAG GGAGGGAGCAGTTGTACAATCAAAACAAATGCGAATGTGTGCTCAGTTCAGTTCTCACCTGACTCTTCTCATTTCCTTGCGATTGGTTCAGCTGATCATAGGGTGTATTGTTATGATCGTCGGAACATAAGG CTCCTTAAAACTGTGGGACTTGTCTACGTGTACTTCGAGGGTGATCGACAACTCATTGCAGACTTTCACAGGCCATACAAATTTGAAG AATTTTGTTGGCTTGTCGATTTCGAATGGATACATTGCAACAGGCTCAGAAACAAATGA